A part of Pectobacterium cacticida genomic DNA contains:
- the arcB gene encoding aerobic respiration two-component sensor histidine kinase ArcB — protein sequence MKQIRLLAQYYVDLMVKLGIVRFSLLLASVLVLLAMVVQMAVTLLLSGEVEKIDVVRSVFFGLLITPWAVYFLSVVVEQLEESRQRLSKLVAKLEEMRHRDLELNAQLQENIMQLNQEIADRVKAEEARALVMSRLQEEIARREQAQIELEQQSSLLRSFLDASPDLVYYRNEDKAFSGCNRAMELLVGKSQKQLIGLTPQDVYSPDIAEKVMETDEKVFRHNVSLTYEQWLVYPDGRKACFELRKVPFYDRMGKRHGLMGFGRDITERKRYQDALENASREKTTFISTISHELRTPLNGIVGLSRILMDTQLDAEQLKYLKTIHVSAVTLGNIFNDVIEMDKQERRKVQLDNQPIDFTGFLVDLENLGGLLAEQKGLKLIMEPHAPLPQRVVTDGTRLRQILWNLLSNAVKFTPQGEIVVRVWHEQNDRLRFDVEDSGMGIPADEQEKIFAMYYQVKDQHGGKPATGSGIGLAVSRRLAQNMGGDIQVASTQGKGSCFTLTVMAPSADEERGNLQGDDDLPLPVLHILLVEDIELNVVVARSVLEKLGNSVEVAMTGKEALDMFDPDEFDLVLLDIQLPDMTGLDVARQLRERYANRNLPPLIALTANVLKDKREYLDAGMDDVLSKPLSVPALTAVIKQFWDTHGVWAQAPTIKDGDEMAKAKEDLLDIPMLEQYLDLVGPKLIHQSLAMFEQMMPGYLAILDSNMMARDQKGITEEGHKIKGAAGSVGLRHLQQVAQQIQTASLPAWWDNVQEWIDELKHDWRHDVQVLRDWVAEAEKGE from the coding sequence AATTCGCCTGTTGGCGCAGTATTATGTTGATTTGATGGTAAAACTGGGGATTGTCCGTTTTTCACTGCTGTTAGCCTCTGTCTTGGTATTGCTGGCAATGGTGGTGCAAATGGCCGTCACGCTATTGCTCAGCGGTGAGGTCGAAAAAATCGATGTTGTGCGCTCCGTTTTCTTCGGGTTATTAATTACGCCTTGGGCCGTTTATTTTCTTTCTGTCGTAGTGGAGCAGCTCGAAGAGTCGCGCCAGCGACTGTCAAAGTTGGTGGCAAAGCTGGAAGAAATGCGTCACCGCGACCTGGAACTGAATGCGCAGCTTCAGGAAAACATCATGCAGCTCAATCAGGAAATTGCCGATCGTGTCAAAGCAGAAGAGGCGCGCGCGCTGGTGATGAGCCGACTTCAGGAAGAAATAGCACGTCGCGAACAAGCGCAAATTGAGTTGGAGCAGCAATCGTCATTGCTGCGATCGTTCCTTGATGCATCACCGGATTTGGTTTACTACCGTAATGAAGATAAAGCATTTTCCGGTTGTAACCGCGCGATGGAACTGCTGGTGGGGAAAAGCCAGAAACAACTCATCGGTCTGACGCCGCAGGATGTTTATTCCCCTGATATCGCTGAGAAAGTGATGGAGACGGATGAAAAAGTGTTCCGTCACAATGTTTCTCTGACCTATGAACAGTGGTTGGTCTATCCCGATGGACGCAAAGCATGTTTTGAGCTGCGTAAGGTGCCGTTTTATGATCGCATGGGCAAGCGCCATGGGCTAATGGGGTTTGGGCGCGATATAACGGAGCGTAAGCGTTACCAGGACGCGTTAGAAAATGCCAGCAGGGAGAAGACCACCTTTATTTCGACCATCAGCCATGAGCTTCGCACGCCGCTCAACGGCATTGTCGGATTAAGTCGGATCTTAATGGATACGCAACTTGATGCTGAACAACTGAAATACCTGAAAACCATTCATGTCAGTGCGGTCACGCTGGGCAATATCTTTAACGACGTGATTGAGATGGACAAGCAAGAACGGCGTAAGGTGCAACTGGATAATCAGCCCATCGATTTCACCGGTTTTCTGGTGGATCTGGAGAATCTTGGTGGTCTGTTAGCGGAACAGAAAGGTCTGAAGTTGATTATGGAACCACACGCTCCGTTGCCCCAGCGTGTGGTGACCGATGGGACGCGCCTGCGACAGATTCTATGGAATTTACTGAGTAACGCGGTGAAATTTACCCCACAAGGTGAAATTGTGGTGCGCGTCTGGCATGAACAAAACGATCGGCTGCGCTTTGACGTTGAAGATTCTGGCATGGGGATCCCGGCTGATGAACAGGAAAAAATCTTCGCCATGTATTACCAGGTCAAAGACCAACATGGCGGTAAGCCAGCCACCGGCTCCGGCATCGGTTTGGCGGTATCCAGGCGTCTGGCACAGAACATGGGCGGCGATATTCAGGTTGCCAGTACGCAAGGTAAAGGTTCCTGCTTCACTCTGACGGTCATGGCACCCAGCGCTGATGAAGAGAGAGGCAATCTACAAGGCGATGATGATTTACCGTTACCGGTGTTGCACATTCTTCTGGTCGAAGATATTGAGCTCAATGTGGTGGTCGCGCGTTCGGTGCTGGAAAAACTAGGTAATAGCGTGGAGGTCGCCATGACGGGAAAAGAAGCGCTGGATATGTTCGATCCCGACGAGTTCGATCTGGTGCTGCTCGACATTCAACTGCCAGATATGACCGGACTGGATGTCGCGCGCCAGCTCCGCGAACGCTATGCTAATCGCAATCTGCCTCCGCTAATAGCGCTGACGGCCAATGTGCTGAAGGACAAACGTGAATATCTTGATGCGGGGATGGATGACGTGCTCAGCAAGCCGTTATCGGTGCCTGCGCTGACCGCGGTGATCAAGCAATTCTGGGACACACATGGGGTGTGGGCGCAAGCGCCAACGATTAAGGATGGTGACGAAATGGCAAAGGCGAAAGAAGATTTGCTGGATATTCCCATGCTGGAGCAATATTTAGATTTGGTGGGGCCGAAATTGATCCACCAGAGTCTGGCGATGTTTGAGCAAATGATGCCGGGCTATCTGGCGATTCTTGATTCCAATATGATGGCGCGCGATCAGAAGGGCATCACGGAAGAAGGGCACAAAATCAAAGGTGCGGCAGGTTCCGTCGGATTACGGCACCTGCAACAGGTTGCTCAGCAGATTCAGACCGCGTCGCTTCCGGCATGGTGGGATAATGTGCAGGAATGGATTGATGAGCTGAAGCACGACTGGCGTCATGACGTTCAGGTGCTACGTGACTGGGTGGCCGAGGCAGAGAAAGGTGAGTGA
- the elbB gene encoding isoprenoid biosynthesis glyoxalase ElbB, with protein MKRVGIVLSGCGVYDGSEIHEAVLTLLALDRAGAQAVCFAPDKPQLQVVNHLNGEVTDENRNVLAESARIARGKIQPLSCANTQDLDALIVPGGLGAVKNLSDFATQGAACQIDETLQLLTREMYKQNKPIGFICISPVLLPKMLGEAIRLTIGNDVDTAEVVEEMGGIHIVCPVDDIVVDAEHKIVTTPAYMLANSISEAAKGIDKLVARVLDLIE; from the coding sequence ATGAAACGAGTCGGCATTGTCCTGAGTGGTTGTGGTGTTTATGACGGTTCTGAGATTCACGAAGCGGTATTGACGTTACTCGCACTGGATCGTGCAGGAGCACAAGCCGTCTGCTTTGCGCCAGATAAGCCGCAATTACAGGTGGTTAATCATCTTAATGGCGAAGTAACTGATGAAAATCGTAACGTTTTAGCAGAATCAGCGCGGATAGCCAGAGGGAAAATTCAACCGCTCTCTTGCGCCAATACACAAGATTTAGATGCACTGATAGTGCCAGGCGGATTAGGCGCAGTGAAGAATCTCAGTGATTTCGCGACGCAGGGAGCCGCCTGCCAGATCGATGAAACGCTGCAATTGCTTACAAGGGAAATGTATAAACAAAATAAACCAATTGGTTTTATTTGCATCTCTCCTGTACTGCTACCAAAAATGTTGGGTGAAGCTATACGCCTAACTATTGGTAATGATGTAGATACCGCTGAGGTGGTAGAAGAAATGGGCGGCATTCACATTGTTTGCCCGGTTGATGACATCGTGGTCGATGCGGAACATAAAATCGTAACCACACCTGCTTATATGCTGGCGAATTCCATTAGTGAAGCGGCAAAAGGCATCGACAAACTCGTGGCTCGCGTATTGGATCTTATTGAAT